In Liquorilactobacillus nagelii DSM 13675, the following proteins share a genomic window:
- the gpsB gene encoding cell division regulator GpsB: MEKINFTPKDIVDKHFRPKMRGYDPADVDEFLDDVIKDYETYSKETQRLQMENDRLVSQVDELTKQLSVSKTGQASRPVSNVTNMDILKRLSNLERHVFGAQLNDDDQPNNHF, encoded by the coding sequence GTGGAAAAGATAAATTTTACTCCGAAAGATATCGTTGACAAACATTTTCGTCCAAAGATGCGGGGGTATGATCCAGCTGATGTTGATGAGTTTTTGGATGATGTCATTAAGGACTATGAAACTTATTCCAAAGAGACTCAACGGCTGCAGATGGAAAATGATCGTTTGGTCAGCCAAGTTGATGAATTGACAAAACAATTGTCAGTCAGCAAAACGGGTCAGGCTAGTCGGCCAGTTTCAAATGTAACTAATATGGATATCCTGAAGCGATTATCAAATTTAGAGCGGCACGTTTTTGGCGCTCAGTTAAATGATGATGATCAGCCAAATAATCATTTTTAG
- a CDS encoding SLOG family protein, translating to MKLWLTGYRNYEMNIFQPTDRRIKILRELIKEQLQEKIYNGLEWLLIGGEPGIEQWGAEAGIALKKSEPSLKIALMLPYKEFGNRWKPERQDQLSQLKSQVDFVGEVSQQSYTSPQQLRNWQQFMLKHTDEALMIYDLQYPGKSQYAYQAIKRYQDSNDYNLDLLDMDWLEVSSQDYLTENTEKDLQ from the coding sequence ATGAAATTGTGGTTGACAGGTTATCGAAATTATGAAATGAATATTTTTCAACCAACTGATCGACGCATTAAAATTTTGCGTGAATTAATTAAAGAGCAATTACAAGAAAAAATTTACAACGGCTTAGAATGGTTGCTAATTGGTGGAGAACCAGGAATTGAACAGTGGGGTGCCGAAGCCGGGATAGCTTTAAAAAAAAGTGAACCATCATTAAAGATTGCTTTGATGTTACCCTACAAAGAATTTGGCAATCGCTGGAAACCGGAAAGGCAAGATCAGTTAAGCCAATTGAAAAGTCAAGTGGATTTTGTTGGAGAAGTTAGTCAGCAATCGTATACTTCACCACAACAGCTTCGTAATTGGCAGCAGTTTATGTTGAAACATACTGATGAAGCATTGATGATCTACGATTTGCAATATCCTGGCAAAAGTCAATATGCTTATCAAGCTATAAAAAGGTATCAAGATTCCAATGATTACAATTTAGATTTGCTTGATATGGATTGGTTGGAAGTCAGCAGTCAGGACTATTTAACTGAAAATACAGAAAAAGATTTGCAATAA
- a CDS encoding THUMP domain-containing class I SAM-dependent RNA methyltransferase: MKKFNLIAACAAGIESVVGNELRHLGYQVQVENGRVRFQGTIEDVLKTNLWLRTADRIKIVMAEFPAKTFDQLYEETKQVAWDELLPMDAAFPVAGRSQKSQLHSVPDVQGIVKKAVVDKLAQVYHRHGHLPETGAVFPLEVAINKDQVLLTLDTTGSSLFKRGYRIEKGPAPLKENFAAALIYLAHWYPEKPFIDPVCGSGTLPIEAALIGHNIAPGFKRNFTCETWPWVAAELSQRIREEAADLADYDRKLEITGLDIDGQMITISRLNARQAGLSKKITFKQQAVKDFKTTLTEGVIVANPPYGQRLSDQREVRQLYQQMGEVFRPLTTWNKYFLTSDLLFENFYGQRANKRRKLYNGALRTDLFQYWGKKKRQPKD; encoded by the coding sequence ATGAAAAAATTTAATTTAATTGCCGCTTGTGCGGCCGGAATTGAAAGTGTTGTTGGAAATGAATTGCGTCATCTAGGTTATCAAGTTCAGGTTGAAAACGGTCGAGTACGTTTTCAAGGCACAATTGAAGATGTTCTTAAAACCAATCTGTGGTTGCGGACGGCAGATCGAATTAAAATAGTGATGGCTGAGTTTCCGGCTAAAACGTTTGATCAATTATACGAAGAAACAAAACAAGTTGCCTGGGATGAGTTGTTGCCAATGGATGCTGCTTTCCCGGTTGCTGGTCGTTCACAAAAGTCTCAATTGCATAGCGTTCCTGATGTCCAAGGAATTGTTAAAAAAGCCGTGGTTGATAAATTAGCTCAAGTTTATCATCGACATGGACATTTGCCAGAAACTGGAGCGGTTTTTCCCTTAGAAGTTGCCATTAATAAGGATCAAGTCTTATTGACCTTAGATACAACTGGTTCCAGTTTATTCAAACGTGGATATCGGATTGAAAAAGGGCCCGCTCCTTTAAAAGAAAACTTTGCCGCGGCTTTAATCTACTTAGCTCATTGGTATCCAGAAAAACCATTTATCGATCCGGTTTGTGGTTCAGGAACTTTACCAATTGAAGCAGCCTTAATCGGACACAATATTGCTCCGGGGTTTAAACGTAACTTTACTTGTGAAACATGGCCCTGGGTTGCCGCAGAGCTAAGTCAGCGAATCCGTGAAGAAGCGGCTGATTTAGCTGATTACGATCGCAAATTAGAAATTACCGGTTTGGATATTGATGGTCAGATGATTACAATTTCACGCTTGAATGCGCGGCAGGCTGGCTTGAGTAAAAAAATTACTTTTAAGCAGCAAGCTGTTAAGGATTTCAAAACAACGTTAACTGAGGGGGTAATTGTAGCCAATCCTCCATATGGGCAACGATTGAGCGATCAACGTGAGGTTCGACAATTATATCAGCAGATGGGAGAAGTTTTTCGTCCCTTAACGACCTGGAATAAATACTTTTTAACTAGCGATTTGCTGTTTGAAAATTTCTACGGTCAACGGGCTAACAAGCGGCGGAAATTATATAATGGTGCATTGCGAACGGACTTATTTCAGTATTGGGGTAAGAAAAAAAGGCAACCTAAAGATTAA
- a CDS encoding EbsA family protein yields MKKRFLYQPDLPTTIICWSYSLIVLLISILLWLEITVFQIWTVLVFLLFLVIAGLQIFFRRVEVTTQELILHTVIPQNTKKFTLAEISDLQLQWYGLSFNTKYRQQQLVLTPKSKKNLYNILKK; encoded by the coding sequence ATGAAAAAAAGATTTCTTTATCAACCAGATCTTCCCACAACAATTATTTGTTGGTCCTACAGTCTGATCGTTTTGCTAATCAGTATTTTATTGTGGTTAGAGATTACTGTTTTTCAAATTTGGACAGTATTAGTTTTCTTGTTATTTTTGGTGATTGCTGGATTGCAAATCTTCTTTCGGCGTGTTGAAGTTACTACTCAAGAGTTGATTTTGCATACTGTAATCCCGCAAAATACCAAAAAGTTTACGCTGGCCGAGATTAGCGATTTACAATTACAATGGTACGGTTTGTCATTTAATACTAAATATCGGCAGCAACAATTAGTGTTAACACCAAAAAGTA